In Candidatus Niyogibacteria bacterium, a single genomic region encodes these proteins:
- a CDS encoding transketolase has translation MHLHDDKIKGLEEIANKIRQSIIEMLIKAGSGHSAGPLGMADVFTLMYFHVLKHDPKNPDWPERDRLVLSNGHICPAQYAAMAHAGYFPIKELNTLRKLGSRLQGHPHRSALPGLETTSGPLGSGLSQAVGMAIALRMDSKKNIVYCLMSDGEHDAGQTWEAAMLAGREKLWNLIAIMDRNNIQIDGNTEDVMPLEPLREKYESFGWHVIDAGGHDFQELNSAIEEAKAVYEKPAMIIAHTIPGKGVEYMERDFRWHGNPPGKGPEDKFLKDKQGPEALKELRTLWGRIKSEHE, from the coding sequence ATGCATTTACACGACGATAAAATCAAAGGATTGGAAGAAATAGCCAATAAAATTCGGCAATCTATCATTGAAATGCTTATCAAAGCGGGCTCGGGGCATTCGGCCGGCCCTTTGGGCATGGCGGATGTTTTTACTTTGATGTATTTTCATGTTTTAAAGCATGATCCGAAAAATCCTGACTGGCCAGAGCGCGACCGGCTGGTTCTTTCCAACGGCCATATTTGTCCTGCGCAGTACGCGGCGATGGCGCACGCGGGGTATTTTCCGATAAAAGAATTAAATACTTTGCGCAAATTAGGCAGTCGCTTGCAAGGCCACCCTCATCGTTCAGCTTTACCCGGTTTGGAAACGACTTCCGGGCCTTTGGGTTCCGGCCTTTCGCAAGCCGTGGGAATGGCGATTGCTTTGCGGATGGACAGTAAGAAAAACATCGTCTATTGCCTGATGTCTGACGGCGAACATGACGCTGGCCAGACTTGGGAAGCGGCAATGCTGGCCGGCCGCGAAAAATTATGGAATTTAATCGCGATAATGGACCGAAATAATATTCAGATAGACGGCAATACTGAAGACGTAATGCCTTTGGAACCGCTTCGCGAAAAATACGAATCGTTCGGCTGGCATGTGATTGACGCCGGCGGGCATGATTTTCAGGAGCTTAATTCGGCAATTGAAGAAGCAAAAGCGGTTTATGAAAAGCCGGCCATGATTATCGCCCACACCATTCCCGGCAAAGGCGTTGAATATATGGAGCGCGATTTTCGCTGGCACGGCAATCCGCCCGGCAAAGGTCCGGAAGATAAATTTTTGAAAGACAAGCAAGGTCCGGAAGCCCTTAAAGAATTAAGGACATTATGGGGACGCATTAAAAGCGAACACGAATAA
- a CDS encoding transketolase family protein translates to MINKNVKLVKEIFDLKKISQAPTRNGYGEGLIEAGKKNKNIVVLCADLTESTRSEAFKKEFSDRFIELGVAEQNMASVASGMALIGKIPFISSYAMFSPGRNWEQIRTTIAYNNTHVVIAGAHAGVSVGPDGATHQAIEDIAITRVMPNMSVIVPCDAIEAKKATMASAGLKGAVYLRFAREKTPVFTTLETSFKIGKAEIFWDFNKKPDVAIIACGPLLHNAILAAAELEKEGIAARVINNHTIKPMDEETIIKAAKDAGAVVTVEEHQINGGMGSAVAEVLARNYPAPIEFVGVENRFGESGEPNELIEHFGMGVKHIKKAAKKVLKRK, encoded by the coding sequence ATGATTAACAAAAACGTAAAATTAGTTAAAGAAATTTTTGATTTAAAAAAAATCAGCCAGGCGCCGACGAGGAACGGTTATGGCGAAGGTTTGATTGAAGCCGGAAAGAAAAATAAAAACATCGTGGTGCTTTGCGCGGATTTGACCGAGTCCACGCGCTCGGAAGCGTTTAAAAAAGAATTTTCGGATCGTTTCATTGAATTAGGCGTGGCGGAGCAAAATATGGCGTCAGTCGCCTCGGGAATGGCTCTCATCGGCAAAATTCCGTTTATTTCTTCTTACGCTATGTTCAGTCCGGGCAGAAATTGGGAACAGATCAGAACAACGATTGCTTATAATAATACTCATGTGGTGATTGCCGGCGCGCATGCCGGAGTTTCGGTTGGGCCGGACGGCGCGACGCATCAAGCCATTGAAGATATCGCGATTACCCGAGTTATGCCGAATATGTCCGTGATCGTGCCTTGCGACGCGATTGAAGCAAAAAAAGCCACGATGGCTTCGGCGGGGTTAAAAGGCGCGGTTTATCTTCGTTTTGCCCGTGAAAAAACGCCGGTTTTTACAACTTTGGAAACATCTTTTAAGATCGGCAAAGCGGAAATTTTCTGGGATTTTAACAAAAAGCCGGATGTGGCGATAATTGCTTGCGGACCGCTTTTACATAACGCCATTTTAGCCGCGGCTGAACTTGAAAAAGAAGGAATCGCGGCGCGAGTCATCAATAATCACACTATAAAACCAATGGATGAGGAAACCATAATTAAGGCGGCAAAAGACGCGGGAGCTGTGGTCACCGTGGAAGAACATCAGATAAACGGCGGAATGGGATCGGCAGTGGCGGAGGTTTTGGCAAGAAATTATCCGGCGCCGATTGAATTTGTCGGCGTGGAGAACAGATTTGGAGAGTCGGGAGAACCGAATGAATTGATTGAACATTTCGGAATGGGAGTAAAACATATTAAAAAAGCGGCCAAAAAAGTTTTAAAAAGAAAATAA
- a CDS encoding carbohydrate kinase family protein: protein MFEQKFDFIAIGDTTTDAFIRLKEASAHIDIDKGAREICMKFADKIPYEEVIVVPAVGNSANASVAAARLGLKSALVSNIGGDYFGKECLAVLKKEAVALKFIKIHKGQKTNYHYILWFEDDRTILIKHEEFKYELPDINSPGWIYLSSLGGNSSSFHKKVEEFLSEHPKIKVAFQPGTFQMKMGVEALKEIYRRSDVFLCNKEESQRILKTEENDVKKLLFMIRELGPKIAVITDGIKGAYAFDGVNAWFMPPYPDPKPPFERTGAGDAFSSTFVVALACGQFIEDALRWAPINAMSVVQQVGARAGLLSRSQLEQYLKEAPSYYKPEKI, encoded by the coding sequence ATGTTTGAACAAAAGTTTGATTTTATCGCGATTGGCGACACGACCACCGACGCTTTCATCCGTTTAAAAGAAGCGTCGGCGCATATTGATATTGACAAAGGCGCGAGGGAAATTTGTATGAAATTCGCGGATAAGATTCCTTATGAAGAAGTTATTGTCGTTCCGGCGGTGGGGAACAGCGCGAATGCTTCTGTGGCCGCGGCGCGCCTCGGATTGAAAAGCGCGCTCGTTTCCAACATCGGCGGTGATTATTTTGGCAAAGAATGTCTTGCTGTTTTAAAAAAAGAAGCCGTTGCCTTAAAATTCATTAAAATCCATAAAGGCCAAAAAACGAATTACCATTATATTTTATGGTTTGAGGATGACCGGACTATTTTGATAAAACATGAAGAATTTAAATACGAATTACCCGACATTAACAGCCCCGGCTGGATTTATTTATCGTCTCTTGGCGGAAATTCTTCGTCTTTTCATAAAAAAGTTGAAGAATTTTTATCCGAACATCCGAAGATTAAAGTCGCGTTCCAGCCCGGAACTTTTCAGATGAAAATGGGCGTGGAAGCGCTGAAGGAGATTTATCGGCGAAGCGACGTTTTTTTGTGCAATAAAGAAGAATCGCAGAGGATTTTAAAAACAGAAGAAAATGACGTTAAAAAACTTCTTTTTATGATTCGGGAATTAGGGCCGAAAATTGCCGTTATTACCGACGGCATTAAAGGCGCGTACGCTTTTGACGGCGTGAATGCCTGGTTTATGCCGCCATATCCTGACCCGAAGCCGCCTTTTGAAAGAACCGGCGCGGGCGACGCTTTTTCTTCCACTTTTGTCGTCGCTTTGGCTTGCGGCCAATTCATTGAAGATGCGCTTCGCTGGGCTCCCATTAATGCTATGTCCGTGGTTCAGCAGGTTGGCGCGCGAGCCGGCCTTCTTTCCCGTTCTCAATTGGAACAATATCTGAAAGAAGCCCCTTCATACTATAAGCCGGAGAAAATTTAA
- a CDS encoding class II fructose-bisphosphate aldolase produces the protein MADLNGFLKKAAEEGWALGHFNISNLEQLRAILNAAQSAMAPIHIGTSEGERGFIGLKQAVYLIRAFREETGLPIFLNADHCKSVASAKEAADAGYESIHIDLSTEPFEENIKGTKEAVEYAKSKNKNISVEGELGFLRGESKIQKEVVEIKPADFTKIKEAEEFVKKTGVDRLAPVVGNIHGIAANEPKLDIERIRKIHEALPEITLVLHGGSGIPDDQIKEAIKAGISNIHVNTEIRVAYSAALRRTLAQKPEETTPYKLFSEAIKAVEEKVKEKLTLFNSVNRI, from the coding sequence ATGGCGGACTTAAACGGATTTTTAAAAAAAGCGGCAGAAGAGGGCTGGGCCTTGGGGCATTTTAATATTTCCAATCTGGAGCAGCTGCGCGCTATTTTAAACGCAGCTCAATCCGCGATGGCTCCTATTCATATCGGCACCTCCGAAGGAGAACGTGGTTTTATCGGCTTAAAGCAGGCGGTTTATCTGATCAGGGCTTTTCGCGAAGAAACAGGCCTGCCGATTTTTTTAAACGCGGATCATTGTAAAAGCGTTGCTTCGGCTAAGGAAGCGGCGGATGCCGGATACGAATCAATTCATATTGATCTTTCAACCGAGCCGTTTGAAGAAAATATCAAAGGGACGAAAGAAGCGGTGGAATACGCCAAATCTAAAAATAAAAATATTTCCGTGGAAGGCGAACTTGGTTTTTTAAGAGGCGAATCAAAAATTCAGAAAGAAGTTGTTGAAATAAAACCGGCAGATTTTACAAAAATAAAAGAAGCCGAAGAATTCGTCAAAAAAACCGGTGTAGACCGTCTGGCGCCGGTGGTCGGAAACATTCACGGCATTGCCGCCAATGAACCGAAATTGGACATTGAACGGATCAGAAAAATTCACGAGGCATTGCCGGAAATTACTTTGGTTCTTCATGGCGGCTCCGGCATTCCCGATGATCAAATAAAAGAAGCGATTAAAGCCGGCATTAGCAACATTCACGTCAATACGGAAATAAGAGTGGCTTACAGCGCGGCTTTGCGCCGAACTCTCGCACAAAAACCCGAAGAAACCACGCCTTATAAATTATTTTCGGAAGCAATTAAGGCCGTGGAAGAAAAAGTAAAAGAAAAATTAACGCTATTCAACAGCGTCAATAGGATTTAA
- a CDS encoding 50S ribosomal protein L25, which yields MLLKVQERKIKGKKVKTLRQQGLIPAVLYGGNEKENTLFSVENNEFKKVWNEAGGSSVIELETPAGKKNVLIQDVAFNPLKGEPLHIDFYAVRMDKLITTAVPIVFKGESPAVKNLGGILVKVVHELEVEALPQNLPSEILIDISGLANLNDHFIVGDLDLEKSVKIKAEKDEVIVLVKAQEEEKEEEKELALEDIEVEAKGKKEKDEEAGATALSEKLPEKPLEKSKSEKK from the coding sequence ATGCTGCTAAAAGTTCAGGAACGGAAAATTAAAGGAAAAAAAGTAAAAACTTTGCGCCAGCAAGGCTTGATTCCCGCTGTTCTTTACGGCGGAAACGAAAAAGAGAATACGCTTTTCAGCGTGGAAAATAATGAATTTAAAAAAGTATGGAATGAAGCGGGCGGTTCTTCGGTGATAGAATTGGAAACTCCGGCCGGAAAAAAAAATGTTTTAATCCAGGATGTGGCGTTTAATCCTTTAAAAGGCGAGCCGCTTCATATTGATTTTTACGCCGTTAGAATGGATAAACTTATTACAACGGCCGTGCCGATAGTTTTTAAAGGGGAATCTCCGGCGGTGAAAAATTTAGGCGGCATTTTGGTAAAAGTCGTGCATGAGCTTGAAGTTGAAGCCTTGCCTCAGAATTTGCCTTCGGAAATTTTAATTGATATTTCCGGCTTGGCGAATTTAAACGATCATTTTATTGTCGGCGATCTTGATTTGGAAAAAAGCGTTAAAATCAAGGCGGAAAAAGACGAAGTCATCGTTTTGGTTAAAGCGCAGGAAGAAGAAAAAGAAGAAGAAAAAGAACTCGCTCTTGAAGATATTGAAGTGGAAGCGAAAGGTAAAAAAGAAAAAGATGAAGAAGCCGGCGCAACGGCGTTATCGGAAAAATTGCCGGAAAAGCCGTTGGAAAAATCAAAAAGTGAAAAAAAGTAA
- a CDS encoding lytic murein transglycosylase, producing the protein MKKSKSVMFFRKFQTFVLIFIFITGAFLSVRSAFSQSQTVDPVRGKIPEESAGLPLANRTSNGVDPAAILEQRAKLLEEEKEVEEQIGGLMVIIQNKQGETASLERDIAIINAEIKKAKLAIKARTLTIDNLNSSIGEKSKFIVKLLDKQEREKESLAELLRQLNEFGDTTLVEIILGYENLSDFFVNMDSLDFLQKFIQDSFDEIKITKENTEEEKSILEEKKKEESELRYLQELEKKRTEEREKEKKKILEITRGEENEYQKLLASRKKDIAQIRNQLFILRGSDAIPFEKAIEYANISFKATGVRPAFLLGIIAEESELGANLGSGNWKTDMYDCYRRIGYNKSAEKQKTAFLAIISELFIDSPDSRPVSKAPYYGCGGAMGPAQFMPATWWDPVGNTGYKKLIAQYTGHNPPDPWSPEDAFMAAALLLKDNGAAAGGFTAERRAALRYLAGGNWNKPAYAFYGDDVMALAKKYQDQIDILTES; encoded by the coding sequence GTGAAAAAAAGTAAAAGCGTAATGTTTTTTAGAAAATTTCAAACTTTTGTTTTAATTTTTATTTTTATAACGGGCGCTTTTTTAAGCGTCCGTTCCGCGTTTTCTCAAAGCCAAACCGTTGACCCCGTTAGAGGTAAGATTCCGGAGGAATCTGCCGGTTTGCCGTTAGCAAATCGGACCTCTAACGGGGTTGATCCGGCCGCGATTTTGGAACAACGGGCTAAACTGCTGGAAGAAGAAAAGGAAGTGGAAGAACAGATTGGCGGATTGATGGTTATTATTCAAAATAAACAAGGGGAAACCGCCAGTTTGGAGCGCGATATCGCCATTATTAACGCCGAGATTAAAAAAGCAAAACTGGCCATTAAAGCCAGAACTCTGACGATTGATAATCTTAATTCATCAATCGGAGAAAAATCTAAATTTATTGTTAAACTTTTAGACAAACAAGAGCGCGAAAAAGAATCTTTAGCCGAGCTTTTGCGGCAATTGAATGAATTTGGAGACACCACTTTAGTGGAGATTATTTTGGGTTATGAAAATCTTTCCGATTTTTTCGTGAATATGGATTCTTTGGATTTTCTTCAAAAATTCATTCAGGATTCTTTTGACGAAATTAAAATAACAAAAGAGAATACTGAAGAAGAGAAGTCTATTCTGGAAGAAAAAAAGAAAGAAGAATCAGAACTCCGTTATTTGCAGGAGCTTGAGAAAAAAAGAACTGAAGAAAGAGAAAAAGAAAAGAAAAAGATTTTAGAAATTACGCGCGGCGAAGAAAATGAATACCAAAAGCTTTTGGCCAGTCGGAAGAAAGATATTGCTCAAATCAGAAATCAACTTTTTATTTTGCGTGGTTCGGACGCCATTCCTTTTGAAAAAGCCATTGAATACGCCAATATCTCATTTAAGGCAACAGGCGTGCGCCCAGCTTTTCTTTTGGGAATAATTGCCGAAGAATCCGAATTGGGCGCTAATTTAGGGTCCGGAAATTGGAAAACTGACATGTACGATTGTTATCGCCGAATCGGCTACAATAAGTCGGCGGAAAAACAAAAAACCGCTTTTTTAGCGATTATTTCAGAATTATTTATTGACAGTCCTGATTCAAGGCCGGTTTCCAAAGCGCCGTATTACGGCTGCGGCGGAGCCATGGGGCCGGCGCAGTTTATGCCCGCTACTTGGTGGGATCCGGTTGGCAATACGGGATATAAAAAATTGATCGCTCAATATACCGGCCATAATCCTCCGGACCCGTGGAGTCCGGAAGACGCTTTTATGGCCGCGGCGCTTTTGCTTAAAGACAACGGCGCGGCGGCCGGAGGATTTACCGCGGAACGCCGGGCAGCTTTAAGATATTTAGCCGGCGGCAATTGGAATAAGCCGGCTTACGCTTTTTACGGCGACGACGTGATGGCTTTGGCTAAAAAATATCAAGATCAGATTGATATTTTAACGGAATCTTAA
- a CDS encoding PCRF domain-containing protein yields MNNPESEKLKQEYDRLIKELSQNWTSEKSQKLQELSRSIAQISKKEETASEENPKTIIFEIRAGAGGEEAALFANDLAAMYVKYAGKKGYKISLINESKSEQGGCKEAVYEIEGKGVYSRLKNESGVHRIQRVPKTEKSGRIHTSTASVAILPVYPEKNLEIKPNDLEISFTRAGGPGGQNVNKVETAVRLLHKPSGLIIFSSAERSQQKNREKAMSILKAKLLEEQRLKEEKESREARREQIGAQERVEKIRTYNFLQDRVTDHRLKKSWHNLDKIMAGDLDPIIEAFKN; encoded by the coding sequence ATGAATAATCCGGAATCTGAAAAATTAAAACAAGAGTATGACCGGTTAATTAAAGAACTCTCGCAAAATTGGACTTCTGAAAAATCCCAAAAACTGCAGGAACTTTCCCGATCAATTGCTCAAATTTCAAAAAAAGAAGAAACAGCTTCGGAAGAAAATCCTAAGACGATTATTTTTGAAATCAGGGCCGGCGCCGGCGGCGAAGAAGCCGCTCTTTTTGCCAATGATCTGGCCGCGATGTATGTAAAATACGCGGGGAAAAAAGGTTATAAAATTTCCTTAATCAACGAATCAAAAAGCGAACAAGGCGGCTGTAAAGAAGCGGTTTACGAAATTGAAGGAAAAGGCGTTTACTCGCGCCTTAAAAATGAAAGCGGCGTCCATCGCATCCAGCGCGTGCCAAAAACGGAAAAAAGCGGCCGCATCCACACTTCCACCGCTTCCGTGGCGATTCTTCCCGTTTATCCGGAAAAAAATTTGGAAATAAAACCAAATGATCTGGAAATCAGTTTTACGCGAGCGGGCGGGCCGGGCGGCCAAAACGTCAATAAAGTGGAAACAGCGGTCCGTCTTCTTCATAAACCCAGCGGACTGATCATTTTTTCTTCCGCCGAAAGAAGCCAGCAAAAAAATCGCGAAAAAGCGATGAGCATTTTGAAAGCCAAACTTTTGGAAGAACAGCGCTTAAAAGAAGAAAAAGAATCGCGCGAAGCGCGGCGCGAGCAAATCGGCGCCCAGGAACGGGTGGAAAAAATAAGAACTTACAATTTTCTTCAAGACCGCGTCACCGACCACCGGCTTAAGAAATCTTGGCATAATCTGGATAAAATAATGGCCGGCGATCTTGATCCAATTATTGAAGCTTTTAAAAATTAA
- the rpmE gene encoding 50S ribosomal protein L31, with the protein MKKDIHPQYYNEAVIECACGHKKTVGSVKKNIMVEICGACHPFYTGKEKLIDTAGRVEKFKARQEKAKAKSRKTNK; encoded by the coding sequence ATGAAAAAAGACATCCATCCCCAATACTATAATGAGGCCGTTATTGAATGCGCTTGCGGCCATAAAAAAACCGTGGGTTCCGTTAAAAAAAATATTATGGTGGAAATTTGCGGCGCTTGCCATCCTTTTTACACCGGAAAAGAAAAATTGATTGATACCGCCGGACGAGTGGAAAAATTCAAAGCGCGCCAGGAAAAAGCCAAAGCCAAATCCCGAAAAACAAATAAATGA